From one Lotus japonicus ecotype B-129 chromosome 3, LjGifu_v1.2 genomic stretch:
- the LOC130749210 gene encoding GDSL esterase/lipase WDL1-like, which yields MVVAVKMVGPVRPQIVLFGSSIVQLSYNNEGWGAILANLYARKADIIMRGYSGWNSRRALQVLDKIFPKDAVVQPSLVIVYFGGNDSIHPHPSGLGPHVPLEEYTENMRKIATHLKSLSKKTRVIFLTSPPINEAQISETLSNVLGKIRRTNESCRIYSEACLELCREMNVKAIDLWSALQQRDDWLDVCFTDGIHLSSEGSKIVVKEILKVLKEADWEPSLHWKSMPTEFEEDSPYDPIAVDGKTTVNVSNWSFQGNFQTD from the exons ATGGTTGTGGCAGTGAAGATGGTAGGACCAGTGAGGCCTCAAATTGTGCTATTTGGTTCTTCCATAGTTCAATTGAGTTACAATAATGAAGGTTGGGGAGCTATTCTTGCCAACTTGTATGCTCGCAAG GCAGATATAATAATGAGAGGATACTCTGGTTGGAATTCAAGGCGTGCTCTGCAGGTTCTCGACAAAATATTCCCCAAG GATGCTGTTGTGCAACCATCATTGGTAATTGTGTATTTCGGCGGCAATGATTCTATTCATCCACATCCATCTGGACTTGGTCCTCATGTGCCCCTAGAAGAATACACTGAAAATATGAGGAAGATTGCTACCCATCTTAAG AGCCTTTCAAAGAAGACTCGTGTAATATTTCTCACTTCTCCTCCCATCAATGAGGCACAGATCAGCGAAACGCTCAG TAATGTGCTGGGGAAAATAAGAAGAACAAATGAATCCTGTAGAATATATTCAGAAGCGTGTTTAGAGCTGTGCCGCGAGATGAATGTCAAGGCCATTGATCTCTGGTCTGCACTTCAGCAAAGGGATGATTGGTTAGATGTTTGCTTCAC GGATGGAATTCACCTTTCATCTGAAGGGAGCAAGATTGTGGTGAAAGAGATATTGAAGGTTCTCAAAGAAGCAGACTGGGAACCTAGTCTGCACTGGAAATCAATGCCAACTGAGTTTGAAGAAGATTCACCATATGATCCAATTGCTGTGGATGGAAAGACTACTGTAAATGTTTCTAACTGGAGCTTCCAGGGAAATTTTCAAACGGACTAG
- the LOC130749209 gene encoding LIMR family protein At5g01460: MGDFNLALVIVAIVVCVIVFLFNVYLLVNYQHPDDVNQAYFPKFVVVLGLSVAAISILMLPADVANRQACRHAIYNGACNLTLPMKDLWLAIYILDAVLVFFVIPFAMFFYEGDQDKSVGKRIKSALLWVVTTAIVCALVLGILYGLVGKVDFTVRHLSSSTSSFPSSWNFNNGQPCIGSGTKQCSAYSASPSSEKTWTMRATFPEYVVALATIVGSVLFAIFGGVGIACLPLGLIFSFIRRPKAVITRSQYIKEATELGKKARELKKAAESLHQEERGGAKGRKFRKNVKSVEKELFQLEEDVKLLEEMYPQGEKAETTWALTVLGYLAKFVLGILGFIVSVAWVAHIIIYLLIDPPLSPFLNEVFIKLDDIWGLLGTAAFAFFCFYLLLAVIAGAMMLGLRLVFITIHPMKWGGTLMNSFLFNVGLILLCSISVIQFCSTAFAYYAQATAAQEIFGHTLESLRGIKYLYKYNVFQIAFVVLAGLTFVYYAAFGWRRKKPSGRFQLST, from the exons ATGGGCGATTTCAATCTCGCACTGGTGATCGTTGCGATCGTGGTGTGCGTGATCGTGTtcctcttcaatgtctaccTGCTCGTGAACTATCAGCACCCAGATGATGTGAACCAGGCTTACTTTCCCAAATTCGTCGTCGTTTTGGGACTCTCCGTCGCCGCTATTTCCATTCTCATGCTTCCGGCGGATGTCGCTAACCGTCAGGCCTGTCGCCACGCGATTTACAACGGCGCGTGTAACCTCACGCTCCCAATGAAGGACCTCTGGCTTGCCATCTACATTCTTGACGCGGTTCTCGTCTTCTTCGTCATCCCCTTTGCCATGTTCTTCTATGAAGGAGACCAGGATAA GAGTGTTGGTAAGAGGATTAAGAGCGCTCTGTTGTGGGTGGTGACCACTGCTATCGTCTGCGCTCTTGTTCTGGGTATTTTATACG GGCTTGTTGGTAAGGTGGATTTTACCGTAAGGCATCTCTCTTCTTCCACAAGCTCATTTCCTAGCTCATGGAACTTCAATAATGGTCAACCGTGTATTGGAAGTGGCACCAAGCAG TGTTCTGCATACTCTGCTAGTCCTTCATCAGAGAAAACCTGGACCATGAGAGCTACCTTTCCAGAATATGTTGTTGCTCTTGCTACTATTGTTGGATCTGTGCTTTTTGCT ATATTTGGTGGTGTTGGTATCGCTTGTCTTCCATTGGGacttatattttcatttattcgGCGTCCAAAGGCTGTAATCACTCGCTCACAATATATCAAG GAAGCAACTGAACTGGGTAAAAAAGCAAGAGAACTGAAGAAAGCAGCTGAGTCCCTTCATCAGGAAGAAAGAGGTGGTGCAAAGGGTAGAAAGTTCCGTAAAAATGTGAAATCAGTAGAAAAG GAGTTGTTTCAATTAGAAGAAGATGTAAAGCTTCTTGAGGAGATGTATCCACAAGGAGAAAAG GCTGAGACAACATGGGCACTAACAGTTCTTGGGTATCTGGCAAAATTTGTTTTAGGAATTTTAGG GTTTATTGTTTCTGTGGCATGGGTTGCTCATATCATTATCTATCTGTTAATTGATCCTCCACTTTCGCCTTTCCTGAATGAAGTTTTCATCAAGCTGGATGATATCTGGG GTCTTCTGGGTACAGCTGCATTTGCGTTTTTCTGCTTCTACCTTCTCCTTGCTGTGATTGCTGGTGCCATGATGCTTGGGCTGAGACTAGTCTTCATTACTATACATCCCATGAA GTGGGGTGGGACTCTCATGAACTCTTTTCTGTTCAACGTGGGGCTTATCCTTCTTTGTTCCATTAG TGTAATCCAGTTCTGCTCCACGGCATTTGCCTACTATGCTCAAGCAACTGCTGCACAGGAAATATTTGGCCACACCTTGGAGTCTCTTCGTGGAATTAAATATTTGTACAA GTACAACGTATTTCAGATCGCATTTGTTGTTTTGGCTGGATTGACTTTTGTATATTATGCTGCCTTT GGATGGAGAAGAAAGAAGCCTAGTGGCAGGTTCCAATTGTCTACATGA
- the LOC130743942 gene encoding thiamine thiazole synthase, chloroplastic-like: protein MAAMATTTFTSSLSSNPKSSFSSFHGKPISPRTTSIKSTTPQNATTISMSLNSPAYDLQAFKFSPIKKSIGSREMTRRYMTDMITYADTDVVML from the coding sequence ATGGCAGCCATGGCCACCACAACCTTCACCTCCTCCCTCTCTTCCAACCCCAAATCCTCATTCTCCTCCTTCCATGGAAAACCCATTTCTCCCCGCACCACCTCCATCAAATCCACCACCCCACAGAAcgccaccaccatctccatGTCCCTGAATTCCCCTGCTTACGATCTCCAAGCCTTCAAATTCTCACCCATCAAGAAATCCATCGGCTCACGTGAAATGACCCGCCGCTACATGACCGACATGATCACCTACGCCGACACCGACGTCGTCATGCTTTAA